One stretch of Oncorhynchus clarkii lewisi isolate Uvic-CL-2024 chromosome 1, UVic_Ocla_1.0, whole genome shotgun sequence DNA includes these proteins:
- the LOC139397031 gene encoding transmembrane protein 170A-like, whose protein sequence is MLVVFCALDMQNGYNEIGFVQQILSLNLVPRKNGTNRGNDTSLSDFSEMWYGVFLWAAVSSLVFHLPAALLALATLRQHKIARFMPIAIILMSIVGPVCGGVLTSAAIAGVYKAAGKRMISLEALVFGVGQSFCVLIISFLRILATL, encoded by the exons ATGCTCGTTGTGTTCTGTGCATTAGACATGCAGAACGGATATAATGAGATTGGGTTTGTGCAGCAAATTCTTAGCTTGAATTTGGTCCCTAGGAAAAATGGAACCAATCGAGGCAACGACACATCGCTTAGCGACTTCTCAG AGATGTGGTATGGAGTCTTCTTGTGGGCTGCTGTCTCTTCACTGGTGTTCCACCTACCTGCTGCTCTCCTGGCCCTCGCCACCCTGCGACAACACAAAATAGCCCGCTTCATGCCCATTGCCATCATACTGATGAGTATCGTGGGCCCTGTGTGTGGTGGTGTCCTTACCA GTGCCGCCATTGCTGGGGTGTACAAAGCAGCAGGGAAGAGGATGATCTCCTTGGAGGCCTTGGTGTTTGGAGTGGGCCAGTCCTTCTGTGTCCTCATTATCTCCTTCTTAAGAATCCTAGCTACACTCTAG